Genomic segment of Bacteroidota bacterium:
TTCCATTGCAAACAAGTTTTGTTTTCCAGGGGTCTAATTATCAAAGCCATTTATGGGATTTCGGTGATGGCAGCAGCAATGCTGCATTAAACCCTTCACATTTTTATAATGCATATGGAGCATATACTGCAACATTATATCTTACTGGTCCTGGTGGTTGCATTGACTCTGCAAGTAAAACAGTTAACTTGTATAACCCGGCTTTAGCAACACAAATCACTCTTGGGCCCGATACTGCCTGCCATTCAATTACAACAAATTTCAATATCTCTGTTCCAGTTGGTTTTAATTTCCAATTTTATTTTGGCGATGGTAGTTCGGATACAACACGCCGAACCAGTCTTACACATACTTATAATTCGCCAGGAAATTTCTTTCCCTACTTGATTTTAACGGACAAATTTGGTTGTAATGCGGTTGTTTCTGCAGCCTCTCCTGTCATAGTATATGGTGCTATTCCTTTGTTTGGAAAAGACAAAAAAGAGTTTTGTGACACTAGTGAAGTGTTTTTTACAAACTATTCTTTAAGTAATGACCCGATTATTTCAAACGTATGGAATTTTGGTGACGGCACAACAAGTACCGCAACTGACCCTTCTCACTTTTATAATGGAGCCGATACATATATTGTTACTTTGACCGTAACTACGGTAAACCAATGTTCACGTTCGTTTTTCGATACAGTTCGGGTATATCCTACCCCTGTGTTATCTCTTAACATACTTGATACTTTGTGTGTTAATAAATCAGAAATATTTTCAGGAGTATTGTTTCAACCTGATTCAACTATTAAATGGCAATGGACATTAGGAAATGGGAATACTGCTCAAACGCAACAAGTTGCTGTTTCTTATAATAGCCCTGGCAATTATCCAGTTCAATTGATCGCTTCCAACAAACTTGGTTGTGCAGATACGGCTAGAACGAATATAAATGTAGTACCACTACCTACAGCAACTCCTGTAACAGATCCGATCACTATTATTTCAGGAACGTCAACAGAGCTTGCTATGAATTATACAGGACCAATTGTTTCCTATAATTGGCTTCCACCAACCAGGCTTGACTGTACTAATTGTCCACGGCCAGAAGCTAATCCTCAATTTACGACTAAATACAGTGTTACAGTCACAGACAGATATGGTTGTATTAATAAAGGAGATGTTACCGTTCAGGTGATTTGTACAGGCCAAAACTTTTTTGTACCAAATACTTTTTCTCCTAATGGCGATGGCAGCAACGATGTATTCTATTTAAGAGGCACAGGCATATTCCGGGTAAAAACATTACGCATCTTCAACAGGTGGGGAGAAGTTGTATTTGAAAACAGGGAGGTTCCCGTTAACAATCCTGGCTCAGGCTGGAATGGTAATTACAAAGGAAAACCTGCTCAATCTGATGTATATATTTATCAATTGGAAATATTATGTGCAAATGGTGAGTTAATAAAATATTCAGGCAACATTGCTCTAATCCGATAAGACAATAATGAAACCGTTACATACTATAATGATCATTTGCTTTTTATCGTCTGCATTAACAATGCAGGGACAGGATATTCATTTCTCCCAATTTTTTGAAGCGCCATTGCTGCGCAATCCGTCACTGGCAGGAATTTTTAAAGGAGATATCAGGGCACAGGCTGTGTACCGCGACCAATGGAACAGTGTAACGAATGCATATAGAACAGGCTCGTTGAATGCAGAAATTAAAATGCCGATTGGTAAAGCAAATGATTTTATAACAACCGGTATACAAATGTTATTTGATAAAGCAGGAACGATTGGATGGACGTCAGCACATGCATTGCCTGCTATCAACTATCATAAATCGTTGAGCAATGACTGGAATACTTATTTATCCTTAGGCTTTATGGGAGGTATTGTAAACCGCCGGTTCGACAGAAGCAAGATGACAACTAATAGTACGTATGATAATGGAACGGATGGTGAATACTTTCAATCTGCATCTTATACGTATGCTGATGGTGCCGTTGGTATGAGTTTTAATTCGCAGGTAAATGCAAATCCTGATAATAATTTCTTTATTGGTGCTGCTTATCATCATTTTAATAAGCCGAAAAATTCTTTTTACCAGAACATGGGATTGCAACTGGCGCCTAAATATGTTTTCAGCGGAGGCATAAAGTTTGCTGTTACTGATTATAGCTATTTGACATTACAAGGGGATTACAGCATGCAGGCGGGGGCTAAAGAAATGATTGCCGGCGCTATGTATGGGTTTAAATTAGGTGAAGACCCGGACAATCCTTTATATACTCTTCACGCCGGTGCATTCTTAAGATGGAATGATGCGTTGATACCTGTGATCAAATTAGATTACAATCCCTTCTCTGTAGCGATAAGCTATGATGCTAATATTTCAAAACTAAAACCGAGCAGCTATGGTCGCGGAGGTTTTGAATTATCCGTTTCATACATCGGATCCAGGAAAAATAATTCCACCGTTGAGTATATGAGATGCCCACGGTTTTAAATGAAATAAAAAAGCGAAACAGTATCTGTTTCGCTTTTTAGTATGCTCAGCAATTTTTATTTATCATTAGGGTTATTCACATTAAATACAACTGCTGCAAGCGCAGCACCACCGAAACATCCAACTAAATAGATCCAGATATTAGCCCAGCAAAAATTACCTGCAACTGATTGTCCAATCGCAACAGCCGGATTAAATGCTCCCCCGCTGAATCCTCCAAAAGTATATGCCATGGCTGTTACTGTAAAACCGATTGCAAGGCCAAAATAACTGTTACCTGAATTTGCTTTTGAAGTTGCTACATTCAGCACCACATATGCCAGTGCAAAAGTTCCTAATATTTCACCAACCAATGCTTTAATAGTATTGCCTTCTGCAACAGCACAATCACCTGCACCTTTTATTTCCAGAACCTGGCTGCAAATTAGTGCCGCTACTGCTGCACCTGCTACTTGTACAAGCATATAAGGCAATGCTTCGTTCATACTAATTCGTCCGCGAAGCATAACTGCAAGTGTAACTGCAGGATTGTAATGCGCCCCGGAAATATGACCCCCTGCATAGATCATCACCATCAATGTGGCACCGATGGCAACAGGGGCCATAGCTCCCATTGTTGATGCCATCCCTACTGCCATTACTAAAAAAAAGGTTCCGATAAATTCTGTAATGTACTTGTTCATAACGGTTGGTTTAAGGTAAAAAATAAACAAATGACAACCTTTCAAAAGGTTATTTGTTTCTTTGAAGTTAAAGAAACTAACTTGAAATTATAGCGAACTAATTTGACAAAATTAAAATTATGAAAATAGAAGTTGGACAACCTGCCCCTGATTTTACACTTTATGCAAGCGATAAAACCCAGGTAACACTTTCTCAGCTAAAAGGTAAGAATGTTTTGCTTTTGTTTTTTCCGTTAGCTTTCACCAGCACTTGTACAAAAGAATTATGTTCTATCAGGGATAATATAGGTTGGTACAATCATGCAAATGCAACGGTGTTTGGAATATCAGTAGATGCTTTGCATACACTGGCAAAATATAAAGAAGACCAGAAATTGAATTTTACCTTACTCAGCGATTTCAATAAAGATGTTTCAAGACTTTATGATACCATTTATGAAATGTTCGGGTATAATATGAAAGGAGTTTCCAAACGTTCGGCATTTGTAATAGATAAAGAAGGAATCATTCGCTATGCCGAAGTGCTGGAAAATGCCGGACTAATTCCAGATTTTGCAGCAATTAACAAGACATTGGAACAATTGAACTGAGCTTTTTCATCCTATAAATGCGCCGTTTAGCCAATTAGTAGGGATTTTTCATAAAAAATTGCGGTTTTTGCGTTAACTGAATGAATAATTTGGCTTAGTTTTAGGGCAATAAAGGCATAAGCCACTACGTTGAAACGCCTCATTACCATATTATCCTTTATCTTGATTGCCAGCTACGCAAATGCGCAGGCTAACAGGACCACACCGGGAACACCGGGAGATATTGTTGTAAAGACTTATCCCGTACCTGCAAATACCTTTATTAATATTGAGCTTGAGAAAACGAATACTGCTAATTATACACTGATTGTCTATAATTTTCTCGGAAGAAAAATGTACGAGAAATCCAATTTTTCACAGAAGGCTACAATAACGCTGGAGGAATATACTCGTGGCGTTTATATCTATCATCTCTCCGATGCAACTGGAAGATTGGTTAAGTCTGGAAAGTTCCAGGTGTCGAAGTAATCTTTATAATAATTTAGAAACTCTTCTTAATTCATTTATTGTCTCGGCATCCTTGCAATTTTCCTTCAATGTATTTTCCAAATTATTTGCATAGGATTCCGACGCAAGCCCCTTTTCAACAAGTTTTATATCTTGAATTAATTGTGCTATCAATCCCCAGTCCTCTCCATTCATTTTTCTTCTGTTCCAAGGCCATGCTCCTCTTAACCAAGCATCACCATCGCCATCGTATTTTTTAAAAATCCTTATTTTTTCTTTTGTAATCATTACTTAATAAGTTTTTTTATCTCACCTCAACAATTAAAAATTTCAAATACTCCGTTGTCTCTATACCCGGCACAATCGGATGATCAGCAGCCTGTGGTTGAAAACAAACTTGTCTTATTTTTCTTCTTGCATCTTTTGCAGCCATTCCAATGATCTCCAAAAACATTTTTGGATTTACAAGATTAGTGCATGATGATGTAACTAAAAATCCTCCGGGCTTTAGGAGTTTCATTCCTCGTAAATTAATTTCTTTATACCCCGCAATCGCTTTCTCAATTGTTTCCCTGCTTTTGGTAAATGCAGGCGGATCCAGCATTACCACATCATATTGTCTCCCATCTTTACCCCACTTTTTTAATACATCAAATGCATTGGCTGCTTCGAATTTACAAATAGAATCAAAATTATTCAATTCAGCATTTTTGTTTGCCTGTTGCACAGCATTTTCAGAAATATCAATTCCTAAAACTGATTTGGCACCATAATGTGCAGCATGAATTTCAAAAGTGCCCGTATAGGTAAATGCACCGAGTACGTCTGCTCCTTTTACAATATGCTGAATGGCGCGGCGGTTATCTTGTTGATCCAAAAAATATCCGGTCTTTTGCCCGTTCTCAATATCTACATGAAAATTCAAACCGTTTTCATTGATGATAATTTTTGTATCAAACGAAGCTGATAAAAATCCTTTTTGTTGAGGCAATCCCTCCAGCTCACGAACCGGTACATCATTGCGTTCATAAATTCCTTTAGGATTGAAAATAGTTTGCAATGCCTTCACGATCGCCGGTTTCCATACATCAATCCCTAATGCCAGTGTTTGAATAACGAAGTAATCATTAAACTTATCGATGATCAGTTGCGGTAGTTCATCGGCTTCTCCAAAAACAAGCCGGCAATTTTCTGTATAACCTAATTTTTTCCTGTATTCCCAGCACTGCTGTATACGCCGGTGAAAAAACTCATCATTGATCACATCCTGTTTATCACGGGTGAGCAAACGAACCAATATCTGAGATTTGGGATTAATATATCCTTTGCCAATGAATTTCTTATCATGAGAAAAAACTTCGACTACTTCTCCCCCGGTTACATTGCCTTCTACCTTCTCTACTTCATTATTAAAGATCCAGGGATGGCCGCTGACAATACGGTTAGAAATCTTTCTATTCAGGTAAACTTTATTCATAAGTTTTGCAAACCTATGCCATTGTTTGGAAGTATGACATACGTTGTTGGTCTTCAAGGACAAAATGTCCCGAAACCCGCTGTTGGCAGTATTCTTGACAACCCTACCTTTGCACACAATACTGAAAAAATGACAAAGAAGGATATGACAGAAAAAGAGCCCATTACCCCAGAAAACGAACCCGGAATTGATATTAACACAGATGAAAATATGAGTGGTACCAGCCACCTGAATGAACCTGTTGCTGAAGAATCGGAGATCGAGAAACTGAGAGCTGAGCTGGCAGAAATGAAGGATAAATTACTGCGCAAAACGGCCGAGTTCGACAATTTCAGAAAACGAAATGCAAAAGAACGACTGGAGCTGATAGTAACTGCCGGCCGTGAAGTGATCACTGAACTGCTGGATGTGCTGGATGATTGTGACCGTGCACAAAAGCAGTTTGAAACAAGTGATGATGTTAACCAGCTGAAAGATGGTGTTACTCTCATTTTTAATAAGCTCAGAAACAAACTGCAGGCAAGAGGATTGAAAGTAATGGAGGCAGTAAATACAGAATTTAATACTGACCTGCATGAGGCCATTACCGAAATACCTGCGCCTAATGAAGATATGAAAGGCAAGGTAATGGACGAAGTGACAAAAGGATATTATCTCAACGATAAGATCATTCGGTTTGCAAAAGTGGTTGTAGGAAAATAAGATTCATTAATTGGTTAATTAATTTTAAGTGGCAAAAAGAGATTTCTACGAAATATTAGGCGTTGCAAAA
This window contains:
- a CDS encoding type IX secretion system membrane protein PorP/SprF produces the protein MKPLHTIMIICFLSSALTMQGQDIHFSQFFEAPLLRNPSLAGIFKGDIRAQAVYRDQWNSVTNAYRTGSLNAEIKMPIGKANDFITTGIQMLFDKAGTIGWTSAHALPAINYHKSLSNDWNTYLSLGFMGGIVNRRFDRSKMTTNSTYDNGTDGEYFQSASYTYADGAVGMSFNSQVNANPDNNFFIGAAYHHFNKPKNSFYQNMGLQLAPKYVFSGGIKFAVTDYSYLTLQGDYSMQAGAKEMIAGAMYGFKLGEDPDNPLYTLHAGAFLRWNDALIPVIKLDYNPFSVAISYDANISKLKPSSYGRGGFELSVSYIGSRKNNSTVEYMRCPRF
- a CDS encoding porin → MNKYITEFIGTFFLVMAVGMASTMGAMAPVAIGATLMVMIYAGGHISGAHYNPAVTLAVMLRGRISMNEALPYMLVQVAGAAVAALICSQVLEIKGAGDCAVAEGNTIKALVGEILGTFALAYVVLNVATSKANSGNSYFGLAIGFTVTAMAYTFGGFSGGAFNPAVAIGQSVAGNFCWANIWIYLVGCFGGAALAAVVFNVNNPNDK
- a CDS encoding redoxin domain-containing protein, producing the protein MKIEVGQPAPDFTLYASDKTQVTLSQLKGKNVLLLFFPLAFTSTCTKELCSIRDNIGWYNHANATVFGISVDALHTLAKYKEDQKLNFTLLSDFNKDVSRLYDTIYEMFGYNMKGVSKRSAFVIDKEGIIRYAEVLENAGLIPDFAAINKTLEQLN
- a CDS encoding T9SS type A sorting domain-containing protein yields the protein MKRLITILSFILIASYANAQANRTTPGTPGDIVVKTYPVPANTFINIELEKTNTANYTLIVYNFLGRKMYEKSNFSQKATITLEEYTRGVYIYHLSDATGRLVKSGKFQVSK
- a CDS encoding class I SAM-dependent rRNA methyltransferase; protein product: MNKVYLNRKISNRIVSGHPWIFNNEVEKVEGNVTGGEVVEVFSHDKKFIGKGYINPKSQILVRLLTRDKQDVINDEFFHRRIQQCWEYRKKLGYTENCRLVFGEADELPQLIIDKFNDYFVIQTLALGIDVWKPAIVKALQTIFNPKGIYERNDVPVRELEGLPQQKGFLSASFDTKIIINENGLNFHVDIENGQKTGYFLDQQDNRRAIQHIVKGADVLGAFTYTGTFEIHAAHYGAKSVLGIDISENAVQQANKNAELNNFDSICKFEAANAFDVLKKWGKDGRQYDVVMLDPPAFTKSRETIEKAIAGYKEINLRGMKLLKPGGFLVTSSCTNLVNPKMFLEIIGMAAKDARRKIRQVCFQPQAADHPIVPGIETTEYLKFLIVEVR
- a CDS encoding nucleotide exchange factor GrpE; translation: MTKKDMTEKEPITPENEPGIDINTDENMSGTSHLNEPVAEESEIEKLRAELAEMKDKLLRKTAEFDNFRKRNAKERLELIVTAGREVITELLDVLDDCDRAQKQFETSDDVNQLKDGVTLIFNKLRNKLQARGLKVMEAVNTEFNTDLHEAITEIPAPNEDMKGKVMDEVTKGYYLNDKIIRFAKVVVGK